A region from the Euleptes europaea isolate rEulEur1 chromosome 13, rEulEur1.hap1, whole genome shotgun sequence genome encodes:
- the NONO gene encoding non-POU domain-containing octamer-binding protein isoform X2, with protein sequence MQGNKGFAMEKQNHTPRKQHQHHQQQQQQQQQQQQQSGPANGQQANSQNEGLTIDLKNFRKPGEKTFTQRSRLFVGNLPPDITEEEMRKLFEKYGKAGEVFIHKDKGFGFIRLETRTLAEIAKVELDNMPLRGKQLRVRFACHSASLTVKNLPQFVSNELLEEAFLMFGQVERAVVIVDDRGRPSGKGIVEFSGKPAARKALDRCSEGSFLLTTFPRPVTVEPMDQYDDEEGLPEKLVIKNQQYHKEREQPPRFAQPGSFEYEYAMRWKALIEMEKQQQDQVDRNIKEAREKLEMEMEAARHEHQVMLMRQDLMRRQEELRRMEELHNQEVQKRKQLELRQEEERRRREEDMRRQQEEMMRRQQEGFKGGFSDAREPPDMRMGQMGMGGAIGMNNRGTMGGTSVPAGPPPATGPGPMIPDGAMGMTPPPPTDRFGQGTAMEGLGTMGGNAPGFNRGAPGGDFGPNKRRRY encoded by the exons ATGCAGGGCAACAAGGGTTTTGCGATGGAGAAGCAGAATCACACTCCGCGAAAGCAACATCAGCACCAccagcagcaacaacagcagcagcagcagcaacagcagcagtctGGCCCAGCTAATGGGCAGCAGGCCAACAGCCAAA ATGAAGGCCTGACAATTGATTTGAAGAATTTCCGAAAGCCTGGTGAAAAAACCTTCACTCAGAGGAGTCGCCTCTTTGTGGGCAACCTGCCTCCTGATATCACAGAGGAAGAGATGAGGAAGCTGTTTGAAAAATATGGGAAGGCAGGCGAAGTATTCATTCATAAGGACAAAGGCTTTGGCTTTATAAGGCTG GAAACTCGAACTCTGGCTGAGATAGCCAAGGTGGAGTTGGACAACATGCCTCTACGTGGGAAGCAGCTGCGTGTGCGCTTTGCATGCCATAGTGCCTCACTGACTGTCAAGAACCTGCCTCAGTTTGTGTCTAACGAGCTCCTGGAAGAGGCTTTTTTGATGTTCGGACAGGTGGAGAGGGCTGTCGTGATTGTGGATGACAGAGGCAGGCCTTCTGGGAAAGGCATTGTGGAATTTTCAGGGAAACCAGCTGCTAGAAAAGCCCTAGACAGATGTAGTGAAGGGTCCTTCTTGCTAACTAC GTTCCCTCGGCCTGTTACTGTGGAACCCATGGACCAGTATGATGATGAGGAAGGTTTGCCAGAAAAACTGGTCATCAAAAATCAACAATATCACAA GGAGCGTGAGCAGCCTCCTCGGTTTGCACAGCCTGGCTCCTTTGAATACGAGTATGCCATGCGTTGGAAGGCCCTAATTGAGatggagaagcagcagcaagatCAAGTGGACCGAAACATCAAAGAAGCACGGGAGAAACTGGAGATGGAGATGGAGGCAGCTCGTCATGAGCACCAGGTCATGCTCATGAGGCAAG ACTTAATGAGGCGCCAAGAAGAATTGAGGAGAATGGAGGAGCTGCACAATCAGGAGGTGCAGAAGCGTAAACAGCTGGAACTTAG GCAGGAGGAGGAGCGCAGACGCCGTGAAGAAGACATGAGGCGGCAGCAGGAGGAAATGATGAGGCGACAGCAGGAAGGATTCAAGGGTGGATTCTCTGATGCG AGGGAGCCTCCAGATATGCGAATGGGACAGATGGGCATGGGAG gtgctatAGGCATGAATAACAGGGGGACAATGGGGGGCACCAGCGTTCCAGCAGGACCGCCTCCAGCAACTGGTCCTGGTCCAATGATTCCTGATGGAGCCATGGGAATG
- the NONO gene encoding non-POU domain-containing octamer-binding protein isoform X1 gives MQGNKGFAMEKQNHTPRKQHQHHQQQQQQQQQQQQQSGPANGQQANSQKRFCTLFPSDEGLTIDLKNFRKPGEKTFTQRSRLFVGNLPPDITEEEMRKLFEKYGKAGEVFIHKDKGFGFIRLETRTLAEIAKVELDNMPLRGKQLRVRFACHSASLTVKNLPQFVSNELLEEAFLMFGQVERAVVIVDDRGRPSGKGIVEFSGKPAARKALDRCSEGSFLLTTFPRPVTVEPMDQYDDEEGLPEKLVIKNQQYHKEREQPPRFAQPGSFEYEYAMRWKALIEMEKQQQDQVDRNIKEAREKLEMEMEAARHEHQVMLMRQDLMRRQEELRRMEELHNQEVQKRKQLELRQEEERRRREEDMRRQQEEMMRRQQEGFKGGFSDAREPPDMRMGQMGMGGAIGMNNRGTMGGTSVPAGPPPATGPGPMIPDGAMGMTPPPPTDRFGQGTAMEGLGTMGGNAPGFNRGAPGGDFGPNKRRRY, from the exons ATGCAGGGCAACAAGGGTTTTGCGATGGAGAAGCAGAATCACACTCCGCGAAAGCAACATCAGCACCAccagcagcaacaacagcagcagcagcagcaacagcagcagtctGGCCCAGCTAATGGGCAGCAGGCCAACAGCCAAA AGCGATTCTGTACCTTATTCCCCTCAGATGAAGGCCTGACAATTGATTTGAAGAATTTCCGAAAGCCTGGTGAAAAAACCTTCACTCAGAGGAGTCGCCTCTTTGTGGGCAACCTGCCTCCTGATATCACAGAGGAAGAGATGAGGAAGCTGTTTGAAAAATATGGGAAGGCAGGCGAAGTATTCATTCATAAGGACAAAGGCTTTGGCTTTATAAGGCTG GAAACTCGAACTCTGGCTGAGATAGCCAAGGTGGAGTTGGACAACATGCCTCTACGTGGGAAGCAGCTGCGTGTGCGCTTTGCATGCCATAGTGCCTCACTGACTGTCAAGAACCTGCCTCAGTTTGTGTCTAACGAGCTCCTGGAAGAGGCTTTTTTGATGTTCGGACAGGTGGAGAGGGCTGTCGTGATTGTGGATGACAGAGGCAGGCCTTCTGGGAAAGGCATTGTGGAATTTTCAGGGAAACCAGCTGCTAGAAAAGCCCTAGACAGATGTAGTGAAGGGTCCTTCTTGCTAACTAC GTTCCCTCGGCCTGTTACTGTGGAACCCATGGACCAGTATGATGATGAGGAAGGTTTGCCAGAAAAACTGGTCATCAAAAATCAACAATATCACAA GGAGCGTGAGCAGCCTCCTCGGTTTGCACAGCCTGGCTCCTTTGAATACGAGTATGCCATGCGTTGGAAGGCCCTAATTGAGatggagaagcagcagcaagatCAAGTGGACCGAAACATCAAAGAAGCACGGGAGAAACTGGAGATGGAGATGGAGGCAGCTCGTCATGAGCACCAGGTCATGCTCATGAGGCAAG ACTTAATGAGGCGCCAAGAAGAATTGAGGAGAATGGAGGAGCTGCACAATCAGGAGGTGCAGAAGCGTAAACAGCTGGAACTTAG GCAGGAGGAGGAGCGCAGACGCCGTGAAGAAGACATGAGGCGGCAGCAGGAGGAAATGATGAGGCGACAGCAGGAAGGATTCAAGGGTGGATTCTCTGATGCG AGGGAGCCTCCAGATATGCGAATGGGACAGATGGGCATGGGAG gtgctatAGGCATGAATAACAGGGGGACAATGGGGGGCACCAGCGTTCCAGCAGGACCGCCTCCAGCAACTGGTCCTGGTCCAATGATTCCTGATGGAGCCATGGGAATG